Proteins from one Ananas comosus cultivar F153 linkage group 5, ASM154086v1, whole genome shotgun sequence genomic window:
- the LOC109711071 gene encoding tetraspanin-2, with protein sequence MAVSNNITAFINFMALLCSIPIIGAGIWLASKPDAECLRLARWPLIILGTLILLVSLAGFVGAYWGRECLLAAYLFAMAALIALLLVLIVFAFAVTRPDGSVPVPGRGYDEYRLGGFSAWLRGYVVDPGRWARIRACLGESGVCQRLSRDAPYLTADQFAQSHLSPLQSGCCKPPTACGYMYVNPTVWVNPSNAGADQDCAAWSNDQSQLCYGCEACKAGMLGNLREEWRKANVALIVAAVALIFVYVIGCSAFKNAQTEDLFRRYKQGFV encoded by the exons ATGGCGGTGAGCAACAACATCACGGCGTTCATCAACTTCATGGCCCTCCTCTGCTCAATCCCCATCATCGGCGCCGGGATCTGGCTCGCCTCGAAGCCCGACGCCGAGTGCCTGCGCCTCGCGCGGTGGCCCCTCATCATCCTCGGCACCCTCATCCTCCTCGTCTCCCTCGCCGGCTTCGTCGGCGCCTACTGGGGCCGCGAGTGCCTCCTCGCCGCGTACCTCTTCGCCATGGCGGCGCTCATCGCCCTCCTCCTCGTGCTCATCGTCTTCGCCTTCGCCGTCACGCGCCCCGACGGGTCCGTCCCCGTCCCCGGGCGCGGCTACGACGAGTATCGGCTCGGGGGCTTCTCCGCGTGGCTCCGCGGGTACGTGGTCGACCCCGGTCGGTGGGCGCGGATCCGGGCGTGCCTCGGCGAGTCCGGCGTGTGCCAGAGGCTGAGTCGCGACGCGCCCTACCTCACCGCCGACCAATTCGCCCAATCCCACCTCTCCCCCCTCCAG TCCGGTTGCTGCAAGCCGCCGACGGCATGCGGGTACATGTATGTGAACCCGACGGTGTGGGTGAACCCGAGCAACGCGGGGGCGGACCAGGATTGCGCGGCATGGAGCAACGACCAGAGCCAGTTGTGCTATGGCTGCGAGGCATGCAAGGCCGGCATGCTGGGCAACCTGCGCGAGGAGTGGCGCAAAGCAAACGTGGCGCTCATCGTCGCCGCTGTCGCCCTCATCTTCGTCTACGTGATCGGCTGCAGCGCATTCAAGAACGCACAGACCGAGGACCTCTTCCGCCGCTACAAGCAGGGCTTTGTCTAA
- the LOC109709931 gene encoding LOW QUALITY PROTEIN: APOBEC1 complementation factor-like (The sequence of the model RefSeq protein was modified relative to this genomic sequence to represent the inferred CDS: inserted 2 bases in 1 codon): protein MEEEEVEYEEVEEEIEAEEEEEAEEEEAAQEENAAADGKGHAGDDNMKDAHEGEDEDDSDKQAELLALPPHGSEVFIGGISKASEEDVKRFCQSVGKVTTVRLMTNMYSSEKKAYAFVTFRTKELATKAIKELNNNELKGRKVKCSTSHAKNKLFIGNVPCRWSEGDMRRAVEKVGPGVIKVNLKEVRNSSYNCGFAFVEYYNHACAEYSREKMSTPEFKLDSNAPIVGWAEPKCGESSSASQVKTLYIKNLPANVTKEQLKKLFEHNGQITGVVLPPAKTGREKRXVPFVHFEGRWMAMRALRNTERYELDDDFCSFCSLLGTTFLLLFFERKV, encoded by the exons atggaggaagaggaggttgAATATGAAGAAGTCGAGGAAGAGATAGAagcggaggaagaagaggaagctgaggaggaggaggctgcGCAAGAAGAAAATGCGGCTGCTGATGGAAAAGGCCATGCTGGTGATGATAATATGAAAGATGCTCATGAGGGTGAGGATGAGGATGATAGTGATAAGCAGGCTGAGCTTCTTGCTCTTCCTCCTCATGGATCTGAGGTTTTTATTGGTGGCATTTCCAAGGCGTCTGAAGAAGATGTGAAGCGCTTTTGTCAATCTGTGGGGAAAGTCACCACG GTTAGGTTGATGACAAACATGTACTCATCTGAGAAGAAGGCTTATGCCTTCGTTACTTTTAGAACCAAGGAGTTAGCTACAAAGGCCATCAAGGAACTGAACAATAATGAACTAAAG GGAAGGAAGGTAAAATGTTCAACTTCTCATGCGAAGAACAAGTTGTTCATTGGTAATGTCCCTTGTCGCTGGTCAGAGGGTGACATGAGGAGAGCAGTGGAAAAGGTTGGTCCTGGAGTAATTAAAGTCAACTTAAAGGAG GTCAGGAACTCCAGTTATAATTGTGGTTTTGCTTTCGTTGAATACTATAATCATGCTTGTGCCGAATACTCGAGAGAGAAGATGTCTACTCCAGAATTCAAGTTGGATTCTAATGCTCCTATAGTGGGCTGGGCAGAGCCAAAGTGTGGTGAATCTTCTTCTGCTTCTCAG GTGAAAACACTCTACATAAAGAACTTGCCAGCGAATGTGACCAAAGAACAGCTGAAAAAGCTGTTTGAACACAATGGACAAATTACAGGAGTGGTGCTCCCTCCTGCCAAAACTGGGCGTGAAAAGAG TGTGCCTTTTGTACATTTTGAAGGGCGATGGATGGCCATGAGAGCTCTCAGGAACACAGAGAGATACGAACTTGATGATGATTTCTGCAGTTTCTGCTCACTACTTGGCACtacatttcttcttcttttttttgagaggaag GTCTAG
- the LOC109710017 gene encoding cytochrome P450 90D2-like: MLLLMMMTMMMMWVGIGELVITIVVVFILSKSYLKLKRRRESRRGRVPQGTLGWPLVGETLEFVSCAYSPRPESFMEKRRLLYGKVFKSHIFGSATIVSTDPEINRFVLHSDAKAFVPCYPKSLTELMGKSSILSINGNLQRRVHGLIGAFLKSPQLKGQITADLHRYVEAAMDGWKDDQLIYIQDEAKLIVFQILVKGLIGLEPGEEMQCLKQQFKEFIAGLMSLPIKLPGTRLYRSLKAKRRMGMLIQKIIQEKRKKQNGPDTARDVVDVMINEDREQLTDDLISDNMIDLMIPAEDSVPVLITLAIKYLTECPLALNKLEEENMQLKSSKLALGEPLQWTDYTSLTFTQHVITETLRMGNIISGIMRKAVKDIEIKGHFIPKDWCVFAYFRSVHLDDELYEEPYQFNPWRWKDKDMSSICGGFTPFGGGQRLCPGLDLARLEASIFLHHLVTTFTWVAEEDQIVNFPTVRMKGRLPIRVKRRS; this comes from the exons ATGTTgttgttgatgatgatgacgatgatgatgatgtggGTGGGCATAGGAGAGCTCGTGATAACAATAGTTGTAGTGTTCATCCTTTCAAAGAGTTATTTGAAGctaaagagaaggagagagtcGAGGAGAGGCCGAGTCCCACAAGGCACTCTCGGGTGGCCGCTCGTTGGCGAGACGCTTGAGTTCGTCTCATGCGCCTACTCCCCTCGCCCCGAGAGCTTCATGGAGAAGCGGCGTCTATT GTATGGGAAGGTATTCAAGTCTCACATATTCGGCAGCGCGACTATCGTGTCGACGGACCCCGAAATCAATCGGTTTGTTCTGCACAGCGACGCAAAGGCGTTCGTGCCGTGTTACCCGAAATCCCTCACAGAACTGATGGGGAAATCctccatcttatccatcaatgGCAACCTCCAAAGGAGAGTTCACGGGCTTATCGGCGCGTTTTTAAAGTCTCCACAGCTGAAGGGGCAGATCACCGCCGACCTGCACCGCTACGTCGAGGCGGCCATGGACGGTTGGAAGGATGATCAGCTTATCTACATTCAAGATGAAGCAAAACTG ATTGTGTTCCAAATACTAGTGAAAGGGTTGATTGGTCTTGAGCCAGGGGAGGAGATGCAATGCCTAAAGCAACAATTCAAAGAATTTATTGCAGGGTTGATGTCTCTGCCTATCAAGCTACCAGGGACTAGGCTTTATAGGTCACTAAAG gctaAGAGGAGAATGGGAATGCTGATACAAAAGATCATCcaagagaaaaggaagaagcAAAATGGTCCCGATACCGCGCGAGATGTTGTCGACGTCATGATCAACGAAGATAGAGAACAATTGACCGACGATCTGATATCAGATAACATGATCGACTTGATGATACCGGCTGAGGACTCCGTTCCCGTTCTTATCACGCTAGCAATCAAGTACCTCACTGAATGTCCTCTTGCTCTCAATAAACTAGAG GAAGAAAATATGCAACTGAAGAGTTCCAAATTGGCGCTTGGAGAGCCATTGCAGTGGACGGATTACACGTCCTTAACATTCACACAACAT GTGATAACGGAGACGCTGCGGATGGGGAACATCATCAGCGGCATCATGCGCAAGGCGGTGAAGGACATTGAGATCAAAGGGCACTTCATCCCGAAGGATTGGTGCGTTTTCGCCTACTTCCGGTCGGTACACCTCGACGACGAACTCTATGAGGAGCCCTACCAGTTCAATCCGTGGAGGTGGAAG GACAAGGACATGAGCAGTATCTGTGGTGGGTTTACTCCTTTTGGAGGTGGGCAGAGGCTGTGCCCGGGACTGGACCTCGCCAGGCTGGAGGCCTCCATCTTTCTCCACCACCTGGTCACCACCTTCAC GTGGGTGGCAGAGGAGGACCAAATTGTAAATTTCCCAACGGTGAGGATGAAGGGAAGGTTGCCCATCAGGGTCAAAAGGAGGAGTTGA